One Candidatus Poribacteria bacterium genomic window carries:
- a CDS encoding NAD-dependent epimerase/dehydratase family protein gives MRTLVTGATGHVGANVVRRLAVSGRRIRILARPTSPLDIVSRYVSDVAMGDLLDRSSLVAAMRGCDVVYHAAAVYSLWRPDASDIFRPTVEGSRNVLEAAAEAGVRRVVYVSSIVTLAARANGRLDESGAPAKPRTPYLRAKVEAEQYAREFAE, from the coding sequence ATGCGAACGCTGGTGACCGGAGCCACAGGTCACGTCGGCGCCAACGTGGTCCGGCGGCTCGCCGTGTCGGGTCGTCGAATCCGCATCCTCGCTCGACCGACGAGTCCCTTGGACATCGTATCCCGCTACGTCTCGGACGTGGCGATGGGCGATCTGCTCGACCGCAGTTCGCTGGTGGCGGCGATGCGCGGCTGCGATGTGGTCTACCACGCCGCCGCGGTCTACTCTCTGTGGCGTCCAGATGCGTCCGATATCTTCCGCCCTACGGTCGAGGGGAGCCGCAACGTTCTGGAGGCGGCTGCCGAAGCGGGAGTGCGGCGCGTCGTCTACGTCAGCAGCATCGTGACGCTCGCCGCCAGAGCGAACGGACGCCTCGATGAGTCCGGCGCACCGGCGAAACCCCGAACGCCCTATCTGCGCGCCAAGGTCGAGGCGGAACAGTACGCGCGGGAGTTCGCGGAGAG